One genomic window of Burkholderia diffusa includes the following:
- the hmgA gene encoding homogentisate 1,2-dioxygenase, whose protein sequence is MTLDLSKPARAGYLSGFANEFATEALPGALPHGRNSPQRAPYGLYAEQLSGTAFTAPRSHNRRSWLYRIRPAAVHRPFEPFTGPQRLVSEFADSADVPPTPPNQLRWDPLPMPVEPTDFVEGLVTMAGNGSAAAMNGCAVHLYAANRSMQDRFFYSADGELLIVPQQGRLFIATEFGRLDVEPFEIAVIPRGVRFSVALPDGDARGYICENFGALLRLPDLGPIGSNGLANPRDFLTPQAAYEDREGAFELIAKLNGRLWRADIGHSPFDVVAWHGNYAPYKYDLRLFNTIGSISFDHPDPSIFLVLQSPSDTPGVDTIDFVIFPPRWLAAEDTFRPPWFHRNVASEFMGLVHGAYDAKAEGFVPGGASLHNCMSGHGPDADTFEKASASDTTKPHKVDATMAFMFETRTLIRPTRYALDTAQLQADYFECWQGIKKHFNPEQR, encoded by the coding sequence ATGACGCTTGACCTGTCGAAACCGGCGCGAGCCGGCTACCTGAGCGGTTTCGCGAACGAATTCGCGACCGAGGCACTGCCCGGCGCGCTGCCGCACGGGCGCAACTCGCCGCAGCGCGCGCCGTACGGGCTGTATGCGGAGCAACTGTCGGGCACCGCGTTTACCGCACCGCGCAGCCACAATCGCCGCTCTTGGCTGTACCGGATCCGTCCGGCGGCCGTGCACCGGCCGTTCGAGCCGTTCACGGGCCCGCAGCGGCTCGTGTCGGAATTCGCCGACTCGGCCGACGTGCCGCCGACGCCGCCGAACCAGCTGCGCTGGGATCCGCTGCCGATGCCGGTGGAGCCGACCGATTTCGTCGAAGGGCTCGTGACGATGGCCGGCAACGGCTCGGCGGCCGCGATGAACGGCTGCGCGGTCCACCTGTACGCGGCGAACCGCTCGATGCAGGACCGCTTCTTCTACAGCGCCGACGGCGAACTGCTGATCGTGCCGCAACAGGGGCGGCTCTTCATCGCGACCGAATTCGGCCGGCTCGATGTCGAACCGTTCGAGATTGCGGTGATCCCGCGCGGCGTGCGTTTTTCCGTCGCGCTGCCGGACGGCGACGCGCGCGGCTACATCTGCGAGAACTTCGGCGCGCTGCTGCGCCTGCCCGACCTTGGGCCCATCGGTTCGAACGGACTCGCGAACCCGCGCGATTTCCTCACGCCGCAGGCCGCGTACGAGGATCGCGAAGGCGCGTTCGAGCTGATCGCGAAACTGAACGGGCGCCTGTGGCGCGCGGACATCGGACATTCGCCGTTCGACGTCGTTGCGTGGCACGGCAACTACGCGCCGTACAAATACGACCTGCGCCTGTTCAACACGATCGGTTCGATCAGCTTCGACCATCCCGATCCGTCGATCTTCCTCGTGCTGCAGTCGCCGAGCGATACGCCCGGCGTCGACACGATCGACTTCGTGATTTTCCCGCCGCGCTGGCTCGCGGCCGAGGATACGTTCCGCCCGCCGTGGTTCCATCGCAACGTCGCGAGCGAGTTCATGGGGCTCGTGCACGGCGCGTACGACGCAAAGGCCGAAGGCTTCGTGCCGGGCGGCGCGAGCCTGCACAACTGCATGTCGGGCCACGGGCCGGATGCGGACACGTTCGAGAAGGCGTCGGCGAGCGACACGACGAAGCCGCACAAGGTCGACGCGACAATGGCGTTCATGTTCGAAACCCGCACGCTGATCCGGCCGACGCGCTATGCGCTCGACACCGCGCAGCTGCAGGCCGACTACTTCGAGTGCTGGCAAGGCATCAAGAAACACTTCAATCCGGAGCAACGATGA
- the fahA gene encoding fumarylacetoacetase, whose protein sequence is MSDTQDWRATLDPARKSWVDTVNDPACDFPIQNLPFGIFSDAKQSARRAGVALGDQIVDLAALARAGLVTLPTGADVFAAPTLNPFIALGRDAWRSVRVQLSDLFSRDDARLRDDAALRAQVLVAQRDATLHLPVDIPGYTDFYSSKEHATNVGSMFRDPKNALLPNWSEMPIGYNGRASSVVVSGTPVRRPNGQLKLPDQERPVFGACRKLDIELETGFIVGKGNALGEPIACEDAEAHIFGMVLLNDWSARDIQQWEYVPLGPFNAKTFATTISPWIVTLDALEPFRVAQPEQSPQPLAYLRHAGKHAFDIALEVTLRPEGAAEATSICRTNFRHMYWTMAQQLAHHTVAGCNTRVGDLMGSGTISGPTKDSFGSLLELTWNGKEPLALNGGGSRAFIEDGDELTLAGWCQGDGYRVGFGACAGKILPAHGG, encoded by the coding sequence ATGAGCGACACCCAAGACTGGCGCGCGACGCTCGACCCCGCCCGCAAGAGCTGGGTCGACACGGTGAACGATCCCGCCTGCGATTTCCCGATCCAGAACCTGCCGTTCGGGATCTTCAGCGATGCGAAGCAATCGGCCCGGCGCGCGGGCGTCGCGCTCGGCGACCAGATCGTCGACCTCGCCGCGCTCGCGCGTGCGGGCCTCGTGACGCTGCCGACCGGTGCTGACGTGTTCGCCGCGCCGACGCTCAACCCGTTCATCGCGCTCGGTCGCGACGCATGGCGCAGCGTGCGCGTGCAGCTGTCCGACCTGTTCTCGCGCGACGACGCGCGACTGCGCGACGACGCCGCGCTGCGCGCGCAAGTGCTCGTCGCGCAACGTGATGCGACGCTGCATCTGCCGGTCGATATTCCCGGTTACACCGATTTCTATTCGTCGAAGGAGCATGCGACCAACGTCGGCTCGATGTTTCGCGATCCGAAGAATGCGTTGCTGCCGAACTGGTCCGAAATGCCGATCGGCTACAACGGCCGCGCGTCGTCGGTGGTCGTCAGCGGCACGCCGGTGCGGCGCCCCAACGGGCAACTGAAGCTGCCCGACCAGGAGCGTCCGGTGTTCGGCGCATGCCGCAAGCTCGACATCGAGCTGGAGACGGGGTTCATCGTCGGCAAGGGGAACGCGCTCGGCGAGCCGATCGCATGCGAGGATGCCGAAGCGCACATCTTCGGGATGGTGCTGCTGAACGACTGGAGCGCGCGTGACATCCAGCAGTGGGAATACGTGCCGCTCGGCCCGTTCAATGCGAAGACCTTCGCGACGACGATCTCGCCATGGATCGTCACGCTCGACGCGCTCGAGCCGTTTCGCGTCGCGCAGCCCGAGCAGTCGCCGCAGCCGCTCGCGTATCTGCGGCACGCGGGCAAGCACGCATTCGACATCGCGCTGGAAGTGACGCTGCGCCCCGAAGGGGCCGCCGAGGCGACGTCGATCTGCCGCACCAACTTCAGGCACATGTACTGGACGATGGCGCAGCAGCTCGCGCATCACACGGTCGCGGGCTGCAACACGCGCGTCGGCGACCTGATGGGATCGGGCACGATCAGCGGGCCGACGAAGGATTCGTTCGGCAGCCTGCTCGAGCTGACGTGGAACGGCAAGGAGCCGCTCGCGCTGAACGGCGGCGGCAGCCGCGCCTTCATCGAGGACGGCGACGAACTCACGCTCGCGGGCTGGTGCCAGGGCGACGGCTATCGCGTCGGGTTCGGCGCATGCGCGGGCAAGATTCTGCCGGCGCACGGCGGATAA
- a CDS encoding MFS transporter: protein MKAILNRDFLALILSVAVVGLGTGATMPLTALALTEAGHGTNVVGMLTAAQALGGLAIVPFVTALARRIGARRAIVVSVVLLAAATALMQFTSNLMVWGVLRVLCGAALMLLFTIGEAWVNQLADDSTRGRVVAIYATNFTLFQMAGPVLVSQIAGATSIRFALCGALFLLALPTLATIRRAPLAGDDAHHAAHDSWLAVLPRMPALIIGTGFFALFDTLALSLLPLYAMDHGVASATAVLLASIMLFGDTAMQFPIGWLADKLGRERVHLGAGWIVLAGLPLLPFVIANPWLCWPLLFVLGAAAGSIYTLSLVACGERFRGAALVTASSLVSASWSAASFGGPLVAGALMEQLGSNALIGVLVVCVAAFVAAALWERRAALQRAV, encoded by the coding sequence ATGAAAGCCATTCTCAATCGTGATTTCCTCGCGCTGATCCTGAGCGTCGCGGTCGTCGGTCTCGGCACCGGCGCGACGATGCCGCTCACCGCGCTTGCACTGACCGAAGCCGGACACGGCACCAATGTCGTCGGCATGCTGACGGCCGCGCAGGCACTGGGCGGCCTCGCGATCGTCCCGTTCGTCACCGCGCTCGCGCGGCGCATCGGCGCACGCCGTGCGATCGTCGTGTCCGTCGTGCTGCTCGCGGCGGCCACGGCGCTGATGCAGTTCACGTCGAACCTGATGGTATGGGGCGTGCTGCGCGTGCTGTGCGGTGCGGCGCTGATGCTCCTGTTCACCATCGGCGAGGCGTGGGTCAACCAGCTCGCCGACGATTCGACGCGCGGCCGCGTGGTCGCGATCTACGCGACCAATTTCACGCTGTTCCAGATGGCGGGGCCCGTGCTCGTCAGCCAGATCGCCGGCGCGACGAGCATCCGCTTCGCGCTGTGCGGCGCGCTGTTCCTGCTCGCGCTGCCGACGCTCGCGACGATCCGCCGCGCGCCGCTCGCCGGCGACGATGCGCATCACGCAGCGCACGACAGCTGGCTTGCCGTGCTGCCGCGCATGCCCGCGCTGATCATCGGCACCGGCTTCTTCGCGCTGTTCGATACGCTCGCGCTGTCGCTGCTGCCGCTCTATGCGATGGATCACGGCGTCGCGAGCGCGACGGCGGTGCTGCTCGCGTCGATCATGCTGTTCGGCGACACCGCGATGCAGTTCCCGATCGGCTGGCTCGCGGACAAGCTCGGCCGCGAACGCGTGCATCTCGGCGCCGGCTGGATCGTGCTCGCGGGCCTGCCGCTGCTGCCGTTCGTGATCGCGAACCCGTGGCTGTGCTGGCCGCTGCTGTTCGTGCTGGGCGCGGCCGCCGGCAGCATCTACACGCTGTCGCTCGTCGCATGCGGCGAACGCTTCCGCGGCGCGGCGCTCGTCACCGCGAGCTCGCTCGTGTCGGCATCGTGGAGTGCCGCGAGCTTCGGCGGCCCGCTGGTTGCAGGTGCATTGATGGAGCAACTGGGCAGCAACGCGCTGATCGGCGTGCTGGTCGTGTGCGTCGCCGCGTTCGTCGCGGCCGCGCTGTGGGAGCGGCGCGCCGCGTTGCAGCGCGCGGTCTGA
- a CDS encoding MFS transporter, with translation MPLPLFALAVAAFGIGTTEFVIMGLLPNVARDLGVSIPAAGMLVSGYALGVTIGAPILAVVTAKMPRKRALMGLIGLFIAGNLFCAIAPGYAVLMAARVVTAFCHGAFFGIGSVVASNLVAPNRRAQAIALMFTGLTLANVLGVPLGTALGQAYGWRATFWAVTGIGIAAAAALAVCLPRNLAMPDTSITREFSVLKHPQVLMVLGISVLASASLFSVFTYITPILEDVTGFSPRQVTYVLLLFGLGLTVGGTLGGKLADWRRMPSLIATLALIGIVLALFAGTMHVPFAALATIFVWGILAFAIVPPLQILIVDRASDAPNLASTLNQGAFNLGNATGAWLGGMAIGSGVSLVNLPWVGAAMAVAALALTLWSASLERRPVSGPTGYV, from the coding sequence CTGCCCAATGTCGCCCGCGACCTCGGCGTGTCGATCCCCGCCGCCGGAATGCTCGTGTCGGGCTACGCGCTCGGCGTGACGATCGGTGCACCGATTCTCGCGGTCGTTACCGCGAAGATGCCGCGCAAGCGGGCGCTGATGGGCCTCATCGGGCTGTTCATCGCGGGCAACCTGTTCTGCGCGATCGCGCCCGGCTATGCGGTGCTGATGGCCGCGCGCGTCGTCACCGCGTTCTGCCATGGCGCGTTCTTCGGGATCGGCTCGGTGGTCGCGAGCAACCTCGTCGCGCCGAACCGGCGCGCGCAGGCGATCGCGCTGATGTTCACCGGCCTCACGCTCGCGAACGTGCTCGGCGTGCCGCTCGGCACCGCGCTCGGCCAGGCATACGGCTGGCGCGCCACGTTCTGGGCCGTCACCGGCATCGGCATCGCCGCGGCCGCCGCGCTCGCGGTGTGCCTGCCGAGGAACCTCGCGATGCCCGACACCAGCATCACGCGCGAATTCAGCGTGCTGAAGCACCCGCAGGTGCTGATGGTGCTCGGCATCAGCGTGCTTGCGTCCGCGAGCCTGTTCAGCGTGTTCACGTACATCACGCCGATCCTCGAGGACGTGACGGGCTTCTCGCCGCGCCAGGTCACCTACGTGCTGCTGTTGTTCGGTCTCGGCCTGACGGTCGGCGGCACGCTGGGCGGCAAGCTCGCCGACTGGCGCCGGATGCCGTCGCTGATCGCCACGCTCGCGCTGATCGGCATCGTCCTCGCGCTGTTCGCGGGCACGATGCACGTGCCGTTCGCGGCGCTCGCGACGATCTTCGTGTGGGGCATCCTCGCGTTCGCGATCGTGCCGCCGCTGCAGATCCTGATCGTCGATCGCGCGAGCGACGCGCCGAACCTCGCGTCCACGCTGAACCAGGGCGCATTCAACCTCGGCAACGCGACGGGCGCCTGGCTCGGCGGGATGGCGATCGGCTCCGGCGTGTCGCTCGTGAATCTGCCGTGGGTCGGTGCGGCGATGGCGGTCGCCGCGCTCGCGCTCACGCTGTGGTCGGCGTCGCTCGAACGCCGTCCGGTGAGCGGGCCGACCGGATACGTATGA